A window of Campylobacter lari subsp. lari contains these coding sequences:
- the cmoA gene encoding carboxy-S-adenosyl-L-methionine synthase CmoA has product MKDEIFKKPLEKQFEFDANVASVFDDMVARSVPFYAQNLKLITQLITHFAPQNAKICDLGCSTASLLLALFEKRKDLQLSGVDNAKAMLDIASNKTRAFGARVDFYEQNLDEFSFFKNDVFVATYTMQFIRPPKRQEIIDKIYQNLNDGGIFIMSEKILYEDVKISKKMIEIYENYKQDQGYSKLEIATKREALENILIPYTQNENINMLKNSGFKIIESVFKWVNFETFVAFK; this is encoded by the coding sequence ATGAAAGATGAAATTTTTAAAAAACCTTTAGAAAAACAATTTGAATTTGATGCAAATGTTGCAAGTGTGTTTGATGACATGGTGGCTAGATCTGTGCCTTTTTATGCGCAAAATTTAAAGCTTATTACTCAACTAATCACACATTTTGCCCCGCAAAACGCAAAAATTTGCGATCTTGGTTGTTCGACTGCTAGTTTGCTTTTGGCTTTGTTTGAAAAAAGAAAAGATTTGCAATTAAGTGGAGTAGATAATGCCAAGGCTATGCTTGATATTGCTAGTAATAAAACGAGAGCATTTGGGGCTAGAGTGGATTTTTATGAGCAAAATTTAGATGAGTTTAGTTTTTTTAAAAACGATGTATTTGTTGCTACTTATACTATGCAATTTATCCGCCCACCAAAAAGGCAAGAAATCATTGATAAAATTTATCAAAATTTAAATGATGGTGGAATTTTTATCATGAGTGAAAAAATTCTTTATGAAGATGTAAAAATATCAAAAAAAATGATAGAAATTTATGAAAATTACAAACAAGATCAAGGCTATAGCAAATTAGAAATTGCAACAAAAAGAGAAGCTTTAGAAAATATACTCATTCCTTATACTCAAAATGAAAATATAAACATGCTTAAAAATTCAGGATTTAAAATCATAGAAAGTGTGTTTAAATGGGTAAATTTTGAAACATTCGTGGCTTTTAAATGA
- a CDS encoding leucyl aminopeptidase — protein sequence MIFEFKNEDINSIQADFEIILVQEKNIEKYTQSQELFKLSNYKGEGICIDMQNKILYSELKSLEYEDIRLTFANAFKALKKLDIKSVKTKSVVGKCIVNSFNSLVQGFTFAAYEFNKYKKEKTNSNLEKIFISKDEINDKNFSQEEALIGINYGQIFSKACDFAKDIVNEIPQTYTPAKMAEDALNLSKNNPNITCKIYESDFLEKEKMQAFLAVNRASIHPPKLIHLSYKPQNAKMKVVFVGKGLTYDSGGLSLKPADYMLTMKADKSGGAAAMAIIKGASELNLDIEIHSIIGATENMIGGNAYKPDDVLISREGVSIEVRNTDAEGRLVLADCLSFAQDLKPDLLIDLATLTGACVVGLGEYTSAIMGNKEELQDEFFKVSKKSGDLATILHFNPYLKELIKSNIADVSNTSSSRYGGAITAGLFLNSFIREEYKDKWLHLDIAGPAYLEKSWGYYSFGASSAGVRMCLAYLIYLSRKQK from the coding sequence ATGATTTTTGAATTTAAAAATGAAGATATAAATTCTATACAAGCTGATTTTGAAATCATCTTAGTACAAGAAAAAAATATAGAAAAATACACTCAAAGTCAAGAACTTTTCAAATTATCAAATTATAAAGGCGAAGGAATTTGCATAGATATGCAAAATAAAATTCTTTACAGTGAACTTAAAAGTTTAGAGTATGAAGATATAAGACTTACATTTGCTAATGCTTTTAAGGCTTTAAAAAAACTTGATATTAAAAGCGTTAAAACTAAAAGTGTTGTGGGAAAATGCATTGTAAATAGTTTTAATTCTTTAGTACAAGGTTTTACTTTTGCTGCTTATGAGTTTAATAAATACAAAAAAGAAAAAACAAATTCTAATTTAGAAAAAATTTTTATATCAAAAGATGAAATTAATGATAAAAATTTCAGCCAAGAAGAAGCTCTTATAGGGATTAATTATGGGCAGATTTTTTCTAAAGCATGTGATTTTGCAAAAGATATTGTTAATGAAATTCCACAAACATATACTCCAGCAAAAATGGCCGAAGATGCTTTAAATTTAAGCAAAAACAATCCAAACATTACTTGTAAAATTTATGAAAGTGATTTTTTAGAAAAAGAAAAAATGCAAGCATTTTTAGCAGTCAATCGTGCTTCAATCCACCCTCCAAAACTAATCCACCTTTCATATAAACCACAAAATGCTAAGATGAAAGTGGTTTTTGTTGGTAAAGGTTTGACTTATGATAGTGGTGGTCTTAGTTTAAAACCAGCTGATTATATGCTTACTATGAAAGCAGACAAAAGTGGTGGGGCTGCTGCTATGGCTATCATTAAAGGTGCAAGTGAGCTAAACCTTGATATAGAAATTCACTCCATTATAGGTGCTACAGAAAACATGATAGGCGGGAATGCTTATAAGCCTGATGATGTGCTTATCTCAAGAGAAGGTGTAAGCATAGAAGTAAGAAATACTGATGCTGAGGGAAGATTAGTTTTAGCTGATTGCCTTTCTTTTGCTCAAGATTTAAAACCTGATTTATTAATAGATCTTGCTACTTTAACAGGAGCTTGCGTGGTAGGACTTGGAGAATACACAAGCGCTATCATGGGAAATAAAGAAGAATTACAAGATGAATTTTTTAAAGTAAGTAAAAAAAGTGGGGATTTAGCAACCATCTTGCATTTTAATCCTTACTTAAAAGAACTTATAAAATCTAACATTGCAGATGTAAGTAATACCTCTTCAAGTCGTTATGGTGGGGCTATTACTGCAGGATTGTTTTTAAATTCTTTCATTAGAGAAGAATACAAAGATAAATGGTTGCATTTAGATATAGCAGGGCCAGCTTATTTAGAAAAATCATGGGGATATTATAGCTTTGGCGCAAGTTCAGCAGGGGTTAGAATGTGCCTTGCTTATTTAATTTATCTTTCAAGGAAACAAAAATGA
- a CDS encoding dehypoxanthine futalosine cyclase, translated as MDRLSKKEALNLLQNTPLYELGAMAYEKKLELHPEKITTFVVDRNINYTNICCIDCDFCAFCRKEKDDDSYILKYEEIGQKIEELQAIGGTQILFQGGVHPKLKIKWYEDLLSYIKTNYPTITVHGFSAVEIAYIAKVSKISIEEVLKRLQASGLFSIPGAGAEVLSDRVRDIIAPHKCDTATWLRVHESAHNIGMKSTATMMFGTVENDEEIIEHFDHLRKLQDKTNGFRAFILWSFQSENTPLIKKHPEIIKQSSNRYLRLLALARLYLDNFKNLQSSWVTQGSLIGQLALKFGANDLGSTMMEENVVAAAGAKYRMNQEQMIELIKDIGELPAKRDTAYNILERF; from the coding sequence ATGGATAGACTAAGTAAAAAAGAAGCATTAAATTTGCTCCAAAATACACCTTTATATGAACTAGGTGCAATGGCATATGAGAAAAAATTAGAGCTTCACCCTGAAAAAATTACAACTTTCGTGGTAGATAGAAATATAAATTATACAAATATTTGTTGTATTGATTGTGATTTTTGTGCTTTTTGCAGAAAAGAAAAAGATGATGATTCTTATATTTTAAAATACGAAGAAATAGGGCAAAAAATAGAAGAATTACAAGCCATTGGAGGCACTCAAATTTTATTTCAAGGTGGGGTGCATCCAAAACTTAAAATAAAATGGTATGAAGACTTACTTTCATATATAAAAACTAACTATCCAACTATCACTGTGCATGGTTTTTCAGCAGTAGAGATAGCTTATATAGCAAAAGTTTCTAAAATTTCCATAGAAGAGGTTTTAAAAAGATTACAAGCTAGCGGACTTTTTTCTATACCTGGGGCTGGTGCTGAAGTATTAAGCGATAGGGTAAGAGATATTATAGCACCACACAAATGCGACACAGCTACTTGGCTAAGAGTGCATGAGAGTGCGCACAATATAGGCATGAAAAGCACTGCTACTATGATGTTTGGCACGGTTGAAAATGATGAAGAAATTATCGAGCATTTTGATCATTTAAGAAAATTACAAGATAAAACAAATGGCTTTAGAGCTTTTATTTTGTGGTCATTTCAAAGTGAAAATACTCCTTTGATTAAAAAACATCCTGAAATTATCAAGCAAAGTTCTAATAGATATTTAAGATTGTTAGCTTTAGCAAGATTGTATTTGGATAATTTTAAAAATTTACAAAGCTCATGGGTGACCCAAGGTTCTTTAATAGGCCAGCTTGCTTTAAAATTTGGAGCTAATGATTTGGGTTCGACTATGATGGAAGAAAATGTAGTAGCAGCAGCTGGTGCAAAATATAGAATGAATCAAGAGCAAATGATAGAGCTTATTAAAGATATAGGAGAATTACCTGCTAAGCGCGATACAGCTTATAATATCTTAGAGAGGTTTTGA
- a CDS encoding DedA family protein — MEEFLKQLLYDYKNWAYIIVFLWCILEGELALILAGIFAHEGHVNLALIIFVAGLGGFVGDQIYFYIGRYNKKYIQKKLRTQRRKFAIAHLLLQRFGWPIIFIQRYMYGFRTIIPMSIGLTRYSAKKFAFINLISAWAWAAITILLAWFFGKQIWLAVEWAGDHWYFAVPIIACFLLALFLGMKQIEKSILKKRTHK; from the coding sequence ATGGAGGAGTTTTTAAAACAGCTTTTGTATGATTATAAAAATTGGGCTTATATCATAGTTTTTTTATGGTGCATACTTGAAGGTGAGCTTGCGCTTATTTTAGCAGGTATTTTTGCCCATGAAGGGCATGTAAATTTAGCTTTAATTATATTTGTAGCTGGACTGGGTGGCTTTGTAGGTGATCAAATATATTTTTATATAGGAAGATATAATAAAAAATACATTCAGAAAAAACTTCGCACCCAAAGGCGTAAATTTGCCATAGCGCATTTATTATTACAGCGTTTTGGCTGGCCTATTATTTTCATACAAAGATATATGTATGGTTTTAGAACTATCATACCTATGAGTATAGGATTAACTCGTTATAGTGCTAAAAAATTTGCATTTATAAATTTAATTAGTGCTTGGGCTTGGGCTGCTATAACCATTTTACTTGCATGGTTTTTTGGAAAACAAATTTGGCTTGCAGTAGAATGGGCTGGAGATCACTGGTATTTTGCAGTGCCTATTATCGCTTGTTTTTTACTTGCTTTATTTTTAGGTATGAAACAAATAGAAAAATCTATACTCAAAAAAAGGACTCATAAATGA
- a CDS encoding CheR family methyltransferase translates to MIKITENEMSDFIKIVEQISGNNLNTKKDILSIKLPKFLQELGLNSLSELNEKVQLQRNLKQETMDFITVCETYFFRELEQLKDVIYYIKSLDRPINVLCAPCSSGEEVYSLAILASENFVKGMNIVGIDINKKMIDKCNEMLYSERSVARLNTMQKTRYFDVKDRMYQLKKETLACRCRFELCNVFDDSLFKLGKFDVIFSRNMMIYFDQDFKIKLMERFYRVLNREGRIYPGKSDLVPETAYFEKNFSAGGVYYSKVD, encoded by the coding sequence ATGATAAAAATTACAGAAAATGAAATGAGTGATTTTATAAAAATAGTAGAGCAAATAAGTGGAAATAATCTTAATACTAAAAAAGATATTTTATCTATAAAACTGCCTAAATTTTTACAAGAATTAGGTTTAAATAGTCTTAGTGAATTAAATGAAAAAGTACAGCTTCAAAGAAATTTAAAACAAGAAACTATGGATTTTATCACAGTTTGTGAGACTTATTTTTTTAGAGAGTTAGAACAATTAAAAGATGTAATTTATTATATAAAATCTCTTGATAGGCCTATAAATGTGCTTTGTGCTCCATGCTCAAGTGGTGAAGAAGTGTATTCTTTAGCTATTTTAGCAAGTGAGAATTTTGTTAAAGGTATGAATATAGTTGGTATAGATATCAATAAAAAAATGATAGATAAATGTAATGAAATGTTATATTCAGAGCGCTCGGTAGCTAGATTAAATACCATGCAAAAAACGCGTTATTTTGATGTAAAAGATAGGATGTATCAGCTTAAAAAAGAAACTTTAGCCTGTAGATGCCGTTTTGAGCTATGTAATGTTTTTGATGATTCATTATTTAAGCTTGGAAAATTTGATGTGATTTTTTCAAGAAATATGATGATATATTTTGATCAAGATTTTAAAATAAAATTAATGGAGCGTTTTTATAGGGTATTGAATAGAGAGGGCAGAATATATCCAGGAAAATCAGATCTTGTACCTGAAACAGCTTATTTTGAAAAGAATTTTAGTGCGGGCGGGGTTTATTATTCTAAGGTGGATTAA
- the tlyA gene encoding 23S rRNA (cytidine-2'-O)-methyltransferase TlyA, which produces MRYDVFVSQKLNISRNKACELIENEQILLNDEFKKTSFKIISENPLEDESLKLTLLNEFYVSRAAYKLKDFLQNYALEIKDKICLDIGSSTGGFVQILLQNQAKQIYALDVGSNQLHESLKENDEIIICENTDLREFKSDIKFDLISCDVSFISLSHLLFYIDKLAKKDIILLFKPQFEVGKNIKRDKNGVVKDEKAIAMAKNKFEKECANLGWILQYHQQSSLKGKEGNVEFFYAYRKN; this is translated from the coding sequence ATGAGGTATGATGTTTTTGTAAGTCAAAAACTAAACATAAGTCGCAACAAAGCTTGTGAGCTTATAGAAAATGAGCAAATTTTATTAAATGATGAGTTTAAAAAAACTTCTTTTAAGATTATAAGTGAAAACCCCTTAGAAGATGAGAGTTTAAAACTCACTCTTTTAAATGAGTTTTATGTAAGTAGGGCAGCTTATAAACTAAAAGATTTTTTGCAAAATTATGCTTTAGAGATTAAAGATAAAATTTGTCTTGATATAGGTTCATCTACTGGTGGTTTTGTGCAAATTTTATTGCAAAATCAAGCTAAGCAAATTTATGCACTTGATGTAGGATCAAACCAACTTCATGAGAGTTTGAAAGAAAATGATGAGATTATAATATGTGAAAACACTGATTTAAGGGAATTTAAAAGCGATATTAAATTTGATCTTATAAGCTGTGATGTTAGTTTTATATCTTTATCACATTTACTTTTTTATATAGATAAATTGGCTAAAAAAGATATCATTTTGCTTTTTAAGCCACAATTTGAAGTGGGTAAAAATATTAAACGCGATAAAAATGGTGTGGTAAAAGATGAAAAAGCTATTGCTATGGCAAAAAATAAATTTGAAAAAGAATGCGCAAATTTAGGCTGGATTTTACAATATCATCAACAATCAAGCTTAAAAGGAAAAGAAGGTAATGTGGAATTTTTCTACGCCTATAGAAAAAACTAA
- a CDS encoding membrane protein encodes MILSWLVLTILICISIYMTIMLLYYKTLLHKEKVAKEFIKNNLDDTEIVIRKLQVQLQRSLGNIDILTEELNKSKADLTSLRTRNSQYRIENEKLRQRIKELEAKIEALL; translated from the coding sequence ATGATTTTGAGTTGGCTTGTATTAACAATATTAATTTGTATTAGTATTTATATGACTATTATGTTGCTTTATTATAAAACCTTACTTCACAAAGAAAAAGTAGCAAAAGAATTCATAAAAAATAATCTTGATGATACAGAAATTGTTATAAGAAAATTACAAGTTCAACTTCAAAGAAGTTTGGGTAACATTGACATTTTAACCGAAGAGCTAAACAAAAGCAAAGCAGATCTTACTTCTCTTAGAACAAGAAATTCTCAATATCGTATCGAAAATGAAAAATTAAGACAAAGAATCAAAGAATTAGAAGCAAAAATTGAGGCATTATTATGA
- a CDS encoding CheB methylesterase domain-containing protein, with protein MKLVLIGSSTGGPSQLKFLLNDVELKDCAVVIAQHMNPAFIPSFVNQFNKEAKSDVVIPNDKEVLKNKIYICQRNMVLGGNNTLTLNTTEQTSSFNPGIDVLFHSAINLYKYHKILALIMTGMGDDGAKSLFDLYKVGVRCLCENEADSIVYGMPKKARDTNPNLKPMSLIELKKEIINFIKS; from the coding sequence ATGAAGCTTGTTTTGATTGGTTCTTCAACGGGTGGTCCAAGTCAACTAAAGTTTTTACTAAATGATGTAGAACTTAAAGATTGCGCGGTAGTGATTGCTCAACATATGAATCCAGCTTTTATCCCTTCTTTTGTGAATCAATTTAACAAAGAAGCAAAAAGCGATGTTGTCATACCAAATGATAAAGAAGTTTTAAAAAATAAAATTTACATTTGTCAAAGAAATATGGTTTTAGGTGGAAATAATACACTAACACTAAATACTACAGAGCAAACAAGTAGTTTTAATCCAGGGATAGATGTTTTATTCCATTCGGCTATAAATCTTTACAAATACCATAAAATTTTAGCCTTGATTATGACAGGAATGGGTGATGATGGCGCTAAATCTTTGTTTGATCTTTATAAGGTTGGAGTAAGGTGTTTGTGCGAAAATGAAGCAGATTCTATAGTATATGGGATGCCAAAAAAAGCCAGGGATACTAACCCAAATTTAAAACCTATGAGTTTAATAGAACTCAAAAAAGAAATAATAAATTTTATCAAATCATAG
- a CDS encoding MFS transporter, whose translation MTYRSLLKNNKTFRLLAMVQFISYFGAWFSQVGVFTLLTKELNASANIIGFSAIFVFLPSIILAPINGIIVDRFKPKNLLLTMIGIEMISIFMLIFINSLAMLWFLYFLTFVRMGVASIYFQTEMSVLPKILTPQELKLGNELHSIIWAVSYALGMGAAGLFIDLFGAKPAFIADTLMLFCAMLILKTLILPDEKNTTQNNPFILIKEGLNYVFNNKKIIHLILLHGVVGITAYDVLITLLAEYEYAKVISIPLAIGLSNAIRAISLLIGPYVLSPYINKNTLVYLYLAQGVGIMMWACLQFNFYLAFIGLVMAGFCTSSLWSYTYTLLQNDCDKRYYGRVIAYNDMVYLSFSAIIVFSTGYLFEFHGLKLSHFTFGLGVCFIFAAIYWWWFNKKYN comes from the coding sequence ATGACTTATAGGTCTTTACTTAAAAACAATAAAACCTTTCGTCTTTTAGCAATGGTACAATTTATAAGTTATTTTGGCGCGTGGTTTTCTCAAGTAGGTGTTTTTACTCTTTTGACAAAAGAATTAAATGCCTCTGCAAATATCATAGGTTTTTCAGCTATTTTTGTTTTTTTACCTTCTATTATACTTGCACCTATAAATGGAATAATAGTAGATAGATTTAAACCCAAAAATTTATTACTTACAATGATTGGTATTGAAATGATTTCTATTTTTATGTTAATTTTTATAAATTCTTTAGCTATGCTTTGGTTTTTATACTTTTTAACTTTTGTTCGCATGGGTGTTGCTAGTATATATTTTCAAACAGAAATGTCAGTTTTACCTAAAATTTTAACCCCACAAGAACTAAAACTAGGCAATGAACTTCATAGCATTATATGGGCTGTATCATATGCTTTGGGTATGGGTGCAGCGGGGCTTTTTATAGATCTTTTTGGAGCAAAACCAGCCTTTATAGCTGATACTTTAATGCTATTTTGTGCCATGCTTATACTCAAAACTTTAATTTTACCCGATGAGAAAAATACTACGCAAAATAATCCTTTTATACTAATAAAAGAAGGTTTAAACTATGTATTTAATAATAAAAAAATCATTCATTTGATTTTGCTTCATGGGGTTGTAGGAATAACTGCTTATGATGTTTTAATTACACTTTTAGCTGAATATGAATATGCAAAAGTTATTTCCATACCTTTAGCTATAGGACTTTCTAATGCTATAAGAGCCATATCTTTACTCATAGGTCCTTATGTACTTAGTCCCTATATTAACAAAAACACTTTAGTATATTTATACTTAGCACAAGGTGTGGGTATAATGATGTGGGCTTGCTTGCAATTTAACTTTTATCTTGCCTTTATAGGCTTAGTAATGGCAGGTTTTTGTACTTCATCTTTATGGAGCTATACTTACACACTTTTACAAAATGATTGTGATAAAAGATACTATGGTAGAGTGATTGCCTATAATGATATGGTATATTTAAGTTTTAGCGCTATTATAGTTTTTTCTACTGGGTATTTATTTGAATTTCATGGCTTAAAATTAAGCCATTTTACTTTTGGTTTAGGAGTATGTTTTATCTTTGCAGCAATTTATTGGTGGTGGTTTAATAAAAAATATAATTAA
- the ychF gene encoding redox-regulated ATPase YchF, which yields MSLSVGIVGLPNVGKSTTFNALTRAQNAESANYPFCTIEPNKAVVPVPDHRLKELAKIVNPQKIIRSNIEFVDIAGLVAGASKGEGLGNKFLSNIRETEMILHIVRCFDDENITHVAGSVDPVRDVQIIETELILADIEQLSKKIEKLSKGVKANEKGAKESLALANELLEHLNQNNSASSFANKNEVYHALIKELRLLSAKEVIYGANVDENSLLEDNEFVKDLKEFAAKSGHEVIKLCSKIEEEMIALSDEENYEFLKSLGIESSGLEVVIRTAFSKLNLISYFTAGQIEVRSWTIQRGWKAPKAASVIHNDFEKGFIKAEVISYEDYITCKGENGAKEAGKLRLEGKDYIVQDGDVMHFRFNV from the coding sequence ATGAGTTTATCAGTTGGTATAGTAGGACTTCCAAATGTTGGAAAATCAACTACCTTTAATGCCCTAACAAGAGCGCAAAATGCAGAAAGTGCAAATTATCCATTTTGTACTATAGAGCCTAATAAAGCTGTGGTTCCTGTGCCAGATCATCGTTTGAAAGAACTAGCAAAGATAGTCAATCCTCAAAAAATTATACGCTCAAATATAGAATTTGTAGATATAGCAGGATTGGTAGCAGGAGCTAGCAAAGGCGAGGGTTTGGGTAATAAATTTCTTTCAAACATACGCGAAACAGAAATGATCTTACATATAGTTCGCTGTTTTGATGATGAAAATATCACTCATGTTGCAGGTAGTGTTGATCCTGTACGTGATGTGCAAATTATAGAAACTGAACTTATATTAGCAGATATTGAGCAACTTAGCAAGAAGATAGAAAAATTAAGCAAAGGTGTAAAAGCTAATGAAAAAGGTGCAAAAGAAAGCTTAGCATTAGCTAATGAACTTTTAGAACATTTAAATCAAAACAATAGCGCAAGCTCTTTTGCTAATAAAAATGAAGTCTATCATGCTCTTATAAAAGAACTAAGATTGCTTTCAGCTAAGGAAGTGATATATGGAGCAAATGTAGATGAGAATTCCCTTTTAGAAGACAATGAATTTGTAAAAGACCTTAAAGAATTTGCCGCAAAATCAGGTCATGAGGTCATTAAGCTTTGCTCTAAAATAGAAGAGGAAATGATAGCTTTAAGCGATGAAGAAAATTATGAATTTTTAAAATCCTTAGGTATAGAAAGCAGTGGACTTGAAGTGGTTATACGCACTGCTTTTTCAAAGTTAAATTTAATAAGCTATTTCACAGCAGGCCAAATAGAAGTTAGATCATGGACTATACAAAGAGGCTGGAAAGCACCAAAAGCAGCAAGTGTTATCCATAATGACTTTGAAAAAGGCTTTATAAAAGCTGAAGTAATTTCTTATGAAGATTATATTACCTGTAAAGGCGAAAATGGAGCTAAAGAAGCAGGAAAGCTACGCCTTGAGGGTAAAGATTATATCGTCCAAGATGGCGATGTAATGCATTTTAGATTTAATGTTTAA
- a CDS encoding bifunctional riboflavin kinase/FAD synthetase — protein MWNFSTPIEKTKITSLAIGCFDGMHLGHFELFKYLDKNGALFIIAKEEKEALTPKDFRINLVDFPLIFCDFDKVKNYKGEDFLKLLRQEFPKLERIIVGYDFKFGKEKKCSAKDIQNLCGINTIIIDEFKIQNKSVHTSMIKTLLKEAKVKEAKNFLGRFYTIQANIIKGQGIGAKELFATLNLYAKDFFLPKDGVYATLVKIENKSYHSVSFIGIRSTDENFALETHILDENFTNTNAKSVELSFIDYIRANEKFNDIALLKAQISKDINKAKQILGNL, from the coding sequence ATGTGGAATTTTTCTACGCCTATAGAAAAAACTAAAATCACAAGTTTGGCTATAGGGTGTTTTGATGGTATGCATTTGGGACATTTTGAGCTTTTTAAATATTTAGATAAAAATGGAGCTTTATTTATTATCGCAAAAGAAGAAAAAGAAGCTCTAACGCCTAAGGATTTTAGAATAAATTTGGTTGATTTTCCTTTGATTTTTTGTGATTTTGATAAAGTCAAAAACTATAAAGGTGAGGATTTTTTAAAACTTCTAAGGCAAGAATTTCCCAAACTAGAAAGGATTATCGTAGGCTATGATTTTAAATTTGGCAAAGAAAAAAAATGTAGCGCCAAAGATATACAAAATCTTTGTGGTATAAACACCATCATCATAGATGAGTTTAAAATTCAAAATAAAAGTGTTCATACAAGTATGATTAAAACCTTACTTAAAGAAGCAAAAGTCAAAGAAGCTAAAAATTTTCTAGGTAGATTTTATACTATACAAGCAAATATCATCAAAGGTCAAGGCATAGGTGCTAAAGAGCTTTTTGCAACTTTAAATTTATACGCAAAAGATTTCTTTTTACCCAAAGATGGTGTATACGCGACTTTGGTAAAGATTGAAAATAAAAGCTATCATAGTGTAAGCTTTATAGGTATAAGATCTACTGATGAAAATTTTGCTTTAGAAACGCATATTTTAGATGAAAATTTCACAAATACAAATGCAAAGTCAGTGGAGTTAAGCTTCATTGACTATATAAGAGCTAATGAAAAATTTAACGATATAGCCTTATTAAAAGCACAAATAAGTAAAGATATTAACAAAGCAAAGCAAATTTTAGGAAATTTATAA
- the rpiB gene encoding ribose 5-phosphate isomerase B, with protein MLREKIYIASDHAGFILKQEIINFLQEKNINFEDLGPFSNDRCDYPDYAHLLSSKINETSFGILVCGSGIGMSIAANRHTNIRCALCNEPLSAKLSREHNDANVLALGSRLTGIDMAFEIINNFINTSFSGGRHCARISKIEAKL; from the coding sequence ATGTTAAGAGAAAAAATTTACATAGCAAGCGATCATGCTGGCTTTATTTTAAAACAAGAAATTATCAATTTTTTACAAGAAAAAAATATAAACTTTGAGGATTTAGGTCCTTTTAGTAATGATCGTTGTGATTATCCTGATTATGCACATCTACTAAGCTCTAAAATTAATGAAACCAGTTTTGGAATTTTAGTATGTGGATCAGGTATTGGTATGAGTATAGCAGCAAATCGCCATACAAACATACGCTGTGCTTTATGTAATGAACCCTTAAGCGCTAAACTCTCAAGAGAGCATAACGATGCAAATGTTTTAGCCTTAGGATCTAGACTAACCGGAATAGATATGGCTTTTGAAATTATAAATAATTTCATCAATACTTCCTTTAGTGGTGGAAGACATTGCGCGCGAATTAGTAAAATAGAGGCAAAACTATGA
- the apt gene encoding adenine phosphoribosyltransferase, producing the protein MKEQDKKYLLDSIRAIKDFPKEGIIFRDITTLLNNKEAFAFLMDYLVEKYQNAKLDYIVGIESRGFIFGAALSARLKLPFVPIRKPGKLPSKCLQESYSLEYGSDTIEIHIDAFNNQKANVLLIDDLIATGGTAIAAVKLIQRLNANCVEACFLLNLKDLDGEKELSKLTSVYSVLEV; encoded by the coding sequence ATGAAAGAACAAGATAAAAAATACTTATTAGATAGCATTAGAGCTATTAAAGATTTTCCAAAAGAAGGAATTATCTTTAGAGATATCACAACCTTACTAAACAATAAAGAAGCATTTGCATTTTTAATGGATTATTTAGTTGAAAAATATCAAAACGCAAAACTTGATTATATCGTTGGCATAGAAAGTAGAGGTTTTATTTTTGGTGCTGCGCTAAGCGCTAGATTAAAACTACCTTTTGTACCTATTAGAAAACCAGGTAAATTACCTTCAAAATGCTTGCAAGAATCTTATAGCTTAGAATATGGTAGCGACACTATAGAAATTCACATTGACGCTTTTAATAATCAAAAAGCAAATGTTTTACTTATAGATGATCTTATCGCAACAGGAGGCACAGCAATAGCTGCTGTTAAACTCATACAAAGGCTTAATGCAAATTGCGTTGAAGCTTGCTTTTTACTGAATTTAAAAGATTTAGATGGAGAAAAAGAATTATCTAAATTAACTTCTGTTTATAGTGTATTAGAGGTGTAA